Proteins encoded within one genomic window of Phototrophicus methaneseepsis:
- a CDS encoding glycosyltransferase family 4 protein: MNILIAHNYYQNPGGEDYVFRAEAAMLESHGHNVIRYSVHNDDVANMSRLSLAQAAIWNRRTYRELRHIFRTHHTEVAHFHNTLALISPAAYYAAQAENVAVVQTLHNYRLYCLPGTFYRDGHVCEDCFMRFPVSGIQHSCYRNSKAQSMVVAGMLGVHRTLRTYHKQVNRYIVLTEYARRKFSEGGIDPSRISIKPNFLDEDPGIGQDGGDYMLYVGRLVEEKGVLTMLEAWRQLPDIPLMVLGDGPLMQEMQDYIAEHNMTHVMMMGQRRRNETLTMMKQSLGLVFPSQWNEPFGLSIVEAYACGKPVIASELGAPTSLVIKGETGEYFKPGDADDLATQARSMWESKQSTIAMGHNARQKFTELYTADRNYKTLIEIYQQALDDAHQQVNASSQTTS, encoded by the coding sequence ATGAATATACTCATCGCTCATAATTATTATCAAAATCCAGGTGGCGAGGATTACGTTTTTCGTGCAGAAGCCGCCATGCTGGAGTCTCATGGACACAATGTCATACGTTACAGTGTTCATAATGATGATGTTGCCAATATGAGCCGTTTAAGTCTGGCTCAGGCAGCTATTTGGAATCGACGTACATACCGCGAATTACGCCATATTTTTCGTACACACCATACAGAGGTGGCTCACTTCCACAATACATTGGCACTTATATCACCAGCAGCTTATTATGCCGCTCAGGCGGAGAATGTCGCCGTTGTGCAGACACTCCATAACTATCGGCTATACTGCCTGCCGGGGACGTTTTACCGGGATGGACATGTCTGTGAAGACTGCTTTATGCGCTTCCCTGTCTCAGGCATTCAACACAGCTGTTACCGCAACTCCAAAGCACAGTCCATGGTTGTCGCCGGGATGCTGGGCGTTCATCGAACCCTGCGGACGTACCATAAGCAGGTGAATCGATACATCGTCCTAACGGAATATGCACGCCGCAAATTCAGCGAAGGGGGCATTGATCCCTCGCGGATTTCAATCAAGCCGAACTTCCTGGATGAAGACCCAGGTATCGGCCAGGATGGCGGCGATTATATGCTCTATGTCGGGCGATTGGTGGAAGAAAAAGGCGTACTCACCATGCTAGAAGCGTGGCGGCAGCTCCCGGATATTCCACTTATGGTCCTGGGGGATGGTCCCTTAATGCAGGAAATGCAAGATTACATCGCTGAACACAATATGACACACGTTATGATGATGGGCCAACGCCGCCGTAACGAAACGCTGACGATGATGAAGCAATCCCTGGGACTGGTATTTCCATCCCAGTGGAACGAGCCTTTTGGCCTTTCGATTGTCGAGGCATACGCCTGTGGCAAGCCCGTTATCGCATCCGAATTAGGCGCGCCGACCAGCCTTGTCATCAAAGGGGAGACGGGCGAATACTTTAAGCCCGGTGACGCAGATGATCTGGCGACTCAGGCGCGTTCAATGTGGGAATCGAAGCAAAGCACTATTGCGATGGGGCACAATGCTCGCCAGAAGTTCACAGAACTCTATACGGCTGATCGCAATTACAAAACATTGATTGAGATTTACCAGCAAGCGCTCGATGATGCCCATCAG
- a CDS encoding O-antigen ligase family protein: protein MAELFKSIQDINERHFHLLHGIRMAILTMILSLVGAIATAKLGLLAVPVAGALLVTVMILFVGYKLWWNLVIFILFGYMFFSRGFASIGFNPLFIGEITLALGVLTLLLLPFSNRIRIVSWRRLYQPEVILIILIIGWNLFRTLPYISAYKFDALRDAVLYGYAIYAVLIVLLVRKEDIDGFIRWFGLLIPFALVWSLPLFFNSRMNLIPLAFPGSPFPFIYSKGTDTGVHLAGIVAFMLLQLDQVHQPRARWLIWFNWIMWALSTVFHGSAGRALLLCNGVSAGVVFLLRPLQSRWDRPVLLGILVICIMLMTDTYTAKIELGNDRDISAEQLVANVISIFSEGDDSQGSLEGTKQWRLDWWDKIMDYTFNGPYFWTGKGYGVNLANSDGFQVLEDESLRSPHNGHMTFLARGGVPGFALWVALLVVVHLRLLRYALVKWTSEPIKARYAVWFLAYLLAHALVTSFDVFLEGPMAGIWFWSLVGMSVAYFTNEDTKHDPVALRKKA from the coding sequence ATGGCTGAGCTTTTTAAGTCCATCCAGGATATCAACGAACGACATTTTCACCTGTTGCATGGCATACGCATGGCGATCCTGACGATGATTCTATCGTTAGTAGGTGCCATCGCGACAGCCAAGCTTGGTTTGTTGGCTGTGCCCGTCGCCGGGGCTTTGCTCGTCACAGTCATGATTCTATTTGTGGGTTATAAGCTCTGGTGGAATCTGGTTATCTTCATCCTCTTTGGCTATATGTTCTTCAGCCGGGGGTTTGCTTCCATCGGTTTCAATCCTTTGTTTATTGGCGAAATCACACTTGCTTTGGGCGTGCTGACGCTGCTGCTCCTGCCATTTAGCAATCGCATTCGTATTGTGAGCTGGCGGCGTCTCTATCAGCCTGAAGTTATCCTCATTATCCTGATCATTGGCTGGAACTTATTCCGCACCCTCCCATACATATCTGCCTACAAATTCGATGCTTTGCGCGATGCCGTACTCTATGGGTACGCCATCTATGCCGTGCTGATCGTCTTGCTGGTGCGTAAAGAAGATATTGATGGGTTTATCCGTTGGTTTGGCCTCTTAATCCCCTTCGCCCTGGTGTGGTCGCTGCCGCTGTTTTTCAATTCCCGCATGAACCTCATTCCATTGGCTTTCCCCGGTTCCCCATTCCCCTTTATCTATAGCAAAGGGACGGATACAGGTGTTCATCTGGCGGGGATAGTGGCCTTCATGCTGTTACAACTGGACCAGGTGCATCAGCCCCGCGCCCGCTGGTTGATCTGGTTCAACTGGATTATGTGGGCGCTCAGTACTGTTTTTCACGGGTCCGCTGGCCGGGCGTTGCTCTTATGCAACGGCGTTAGCGCGGGCGTGGTCTTCTTGCTGCGGCCACTCCAAAGCCGTTGGGATCGCCCTGTGCTGTTGGGTATCCTGGTGATCTGCATTATGCTGATGACCGATACGTATACCGCTAAAATTGAGCTTGGCAACGACCGCGATATCTCTGCAGAGCAGTTGGTCGCAAATGTGATTAGCATCTTCTCTGAAGGCGATGATTCCCAGGGCAGCCTGGAAGGCACCAAACAGTGGCGGCTGGATTGGTGGGACAAAATTATGGATTACACCTTCAACGGCCCCTACTTCTGGACTGGGAAAGGTTACGGCGTCAACCTTGCAAACTCGGATGGCTTCCAGGTGCTGGAAGATGAATCGCTGCGCAGCCCTCACAACGGCCATATGACATTTTTAGCGCGTGGCGGTGTGCCTGGGTTTGCTTTATGGGTCGCCTTGCTGGTGGTCGTTCATCTCCGTTTGCTGCGTTACGCGCTGGTAAAGTGGACCTCGGAGCCAATCAAAGCGCGGTATGCTGTATGGTTCCTGGCTTATTTGCTGGCACATGCCCTTGTGACGAGTTTCGATGTCTTTTTAGAAGGGCCGATGGCTGGTATCTGGTTCTGGTCGTTAGTGGGGATGTCTGTCGCTTACTTCACCAACGAAGACACAAAGCACGATCCTGTCGCGTTGCGAAAGAAAGCCTAA
- a CDS encoding glycosyltransferase family 4 protein produces the protein MRIAIFDYQMPPNNAISQCIQRLILAQCEEHEFTVFAIAYDNPRPDRIQFVRVPAIQWPLFVLFLTYHIMACLVYGWYRLRTGHKFDVIQSVESNTLMGTLIYSQFCHRAYLDHHWAATRPTGLRRWARWLDHQLHALIEPFAYNKAKWIVVPSHGLAKELQETYPQTADKVRIITNPISMADMLSRDGYDQVAQRRKWGFEADDLVMVFAALGHFERKGLPLLLQAMQQVKQQAKQQQTIPSSALKLIVVGGSEKTLIAYQQMSETLGLMDDVVFVGMQPDIRPFLWMGDLFVFPSLYETFSMVCYEAAAAGLPLLVSSLYGVEDMLKNGYNGWNIARTVDAYAEKIAYSLTHRQELRQMGQRAIASAQSADVHHFIEGWRHQYQSIAQDLSRTH, from the coding sequence ATGCGGATAGCGATATTCGACTATCAGATGCCGCCGAATAATGCCATTAGCCAGTGTATTCAACGTTTGATCCTCGCACAATGCGAAGAACACGAATTCACGGTCTTTGCCATCGCCTACGACAACCCACGCCCTGACCGCATTCAATTCGTGCGTGTCCCTGCGATACAATGGCCTCTGTTCGTGCTCTTCCTCACGTATCACATCATGGCTTGCCTGGTTTACGGTTGGTATCGGCTGCGGACGGGGCACAAGTTCGATGTGATTCAGAGTGTGGAGAGCAACACGCTCATGGGCACGCTGATCTATTCTCAATTTTGCCACCGTGCTTATCTGGACCATCATTGGGCTGCGACCCGCCCCACAGGCTTACGGCGCTGGGCGCGCTGGCTGGATCATCAACTGCATGCCCTGATAGAGCCTTTCGCCTATAACAAAGCGAAGTGGATTGTCGTCCCATCGCATGGGCTGGCAAAAGAACTGCAAGAAACGTATCCGCAAACAGCCGACAAAGTCCGTATCATCACCAACCCCATTTCTATGGCGGATATGCTGTCTCGTGACGGATACGATCAGGTGGCGCAGCGTCGTAAGTGGGGCTTTGAGGCTGATGACCTGGTGATGGTCTTTGCCGCATTGGGCCATTTTGAACGTAAGGGCCTCCCGTTGTTATTACAGGCGATGCAGCAGGTTAAGCAGCAGGCCAAGCAGCAACAGACAATTCCATCATCAGCGCTTAAGCTTATTGTCGTCGGTGGCAGCGAAAAGACGCTAATCGCATATCAGCAGATGAGTGAGACGCTCGGCCTGATGGACGATGTGGTTTTTGTAGGGATGCAGCCTGATATTCGCCCTTTTTTGTGGATGGGAGATCTATTTGTATTCCCGTCTTTGTACGAGACGTTCTCAATGGTTTGCTACGAAGCAGCGGCAGCAGGGCTACCCTTGCTTGTGAGTTCGCTCTATGGCGTGGAAGACATGCTCAAGAATGGCTATAATGGGTGGAACATAGCGCGTACGGTCGACGCATATGCTGAAAAAATCGCATACAGCCTCACACATCGGCAGGAACTCCGCCAGATGGGGCAGCGCGCGATTGCTTCCGCTCAGAGTGCGGATGTCCATCATTTTATAGAAGGATGGCGTCATCAATACCAGTCGATTGCTCAGGACCTCTCCCGAACTCATTGA